The sequence below is a genomic window from Bactrocera neohumeralis isolate Rockhampton chromosome 4, APGP_CSIRO_Bneo_wtdbg2-racon-allhic-juicebox.fasta_v2, whole genome shotgun sequence.
CTTATGAATAACTTTCATATATATGCCGATCATTACATGCAGGGTCTGCACAGCACAGTCCAGTAACTAAGTCCACTAACTTGGAATAATAAACTCAATTTGCACTTAACCAATGCTGAATGGCTGTCATTGCCTGCAACGGCAAatacaaacacgcacacatgcatgcaagcaaatattggtatatatatatgaatgtatataaataccCAGCAGATTTAAAAGCGAGATCTCCTGAAAGGAGGAATGAAGGAGTCCTCCTATTGACCTCTTTTAGGAGCAGTAAgggagattttttaattttgttcttatattgtgtttttttttttttatattttattttagtgttgACCTCCTTTTGTCATCTTTTAGGAGCAAAAAAGGAGATTTTATACTtctattgtgatttttttttacttcattttagTATTGATCTCCTTTTGTCCTCCTTTAGGAGCAATAAaggagattttttaatttttcgtagcTTAAAAATCGTacttttgattcaaaaattacaatttaacgGGAAATAATAACTGTTATTTTTTGTCTTCAAGCGATTGTTCATTTCAACTGTGTTTTTTAAAGCGTGCAGACGTAAGTGTTTTATAtctaagtattaaatattttaaattgataattaaatgtactctaaaaggcatttaaaacgcctagtgaataaaaaattaaataatttatacaaaaaacaaaataataatacacaaaatgaaaatgatgtgaaaagtgttaatgaaattgaaagtgaTACAAGCTCTAAAGAAGTTTTTGAAGAAGTTGAAAGTGGTACAGGCTCGAAAGAAGTGATAGAAGATTTTTGTTTGCCAGCTGAACCACTTTCAAAACAGTTAGCCATTTGGGCAATTGAAAATCGAATAACAAGGGCCGCATGTAATAGTCTTCTTGCAATTTTAAActcacaaaatttaaatgtgCCTATATCAAAAAATAAGCTCTTACAATCTTTCCAACCAGATGATACTAATGTAATAGCCATGCCGCCTGGAGAATATTTTCACTTTGGCTTAGAAAATgcattgaaaaatgaaataaaacacgaTAATTCTGTAGGTGAAACAATTGTATTAGATGTTTTTTGCGATGGTTTGCCACTTTACAAAAGTTCCGCGAAAACTCTTTGGCCAATATTGGGAGCAATTTCAAATTGTGAATCAcaaccatttttaattggcAGTTTTATTGGTTGCTCAAAGCCACaggaagttgaaaaatatttggagaaatttttgGACGAGTACTCTGAGCTAAAAAAAAATGGGATGCTCTATGGCGGTAAAtcttataaaatcaaaataggAGCTATCATATGTGATGCTCCAGCCAAAGCTTTTTTAAGTGGCACTGTTGGCCATACGTGTTCATATGGATGTTCCAAATGTGAGCAAAAAGCTGTGAGAATAAATAAACGTCTCTCATATTCTCTAACTTCTGGCGTCTTAAGAACTGACCAAAGTTTCGCCGAACGAACCACAAAAAACTTCCATTTAGCAAGATTTCATACTACTGCACATCCACTGGAAAATTGTGGCGTAAACATGATTACACAGTTCCCTTTGGATGTGATGCATTTATTCGATTTAGGAGTggttaaaaaaagtttacttttaaTATGGAAAGGTaaaccgataaaaaaaaataaaaaatgcctaaacaGTAATTtacttaatgaaaaaattggaattgtTCGAAAATATACGCCAAAAGAGTTTAATCGGAAGTTGAGGCCATTTGAAGAGATGCCACGTTGGAAAGCTTCAGAATTTCGacaaataatattgtatacAGGTTTCTTTCTGTTAAGAAATGTTATTGAAGATGATCTTTATgagcattttttgattttaatgacAGCATATAGATTCATATCCTGTCCAAGAATGTGCGAAAGTAATTTAGCCTGTGTGCAGAAGCTTTTAGAGGCTTATGTTGAAGATTTTGCCAATTTATACGGCAAAGATCGAGTCAGTTATAATGTTCATAACTTGCTCCATATATCGCAGTGTGTAAAGGACTTTGGATGTGCTTCTAACTTCTCTGgatataaatttgaaagttttttacaaattttgaaaaaggattGCCGGAAATCTCAATATATTTCTCAACAGTTGAATAATCGCATTACAGAGCGAAATTTTATTCctaggaagaaaaaaaaattgtccactgggcaaaagttaataatatttataataaatatcagttcggtaatttttttttaagcaataaaGTCCCAGATTGCTATTGCATGACGCAggaattaaatgtttttaaaataattgggTTTCAAAAAGTGGGTGAACAGCTGGTTGTTagagataaatattttaacgatgCAACAAGTTCATTTACGTATCCAGTAGACTCAAAAAGTGCGTTAGGGATATCGAAAGCATCTGTTTTAGCTGATTTAGAGCACAATATACCTCTCGAAATAATTTACTGCAAACTTTTTGCAATTGCTGAAGACGATCACTTTCATTTTGTTCCCATTTTGCATCATTGttactaaattaatatataatacaaaaataatataatacttgtaaaataatataatattatacacttaattatagataaataaaatgacgtcacaaaataattttttattcaattctcTCGGTAAGTTTAtctcttgcaaatattttttcataactcTTTAGCACATTTTTTTCCTAGAATGCGgaagttcttcaattttaagTGGAGAAAATATCAATGTGTCCACCATTACTTCCCGAAACACCTCCTCCTGGCAGAAAAACATGGAACAAAGAATACGGAAGCTAGAGGAAATATCGGCGCAGAACACTATACTCCTGGAGCGGATTATTGACATATTGCAACCGAAGAAGATTGATTTAATGATATTTCCTATTAAAAGCATAAATGATTTAGCATCTACAGAGTCCTTGCTTTTGAATAAGCCTGAGGCAGAAATTGtgagtataataaaatacatttgataAAATGTTACTAAACAGTTTGAGTTTATTATAGGTGGCGTATCtgaagcaaaaattttcaaagagacCCCTATCAAAAATTTTGGCTGAAGTGATTGCGGAGTCCCTGCTCTTAAAAGTGAATTGGGAtggagccaaaaaaaaagttgcattgaagaattatgcactt
It includes:
- the LOC126754624 gene encoding uncharacterized protein LOC126754624: MTSQNNFLFNSLECGSSSILSGENINVSTITSRNTSSWQKNMEQRIRKLEEISAQNTILLERIIDILQPKKIDLMIFPIKSINDLASTESLLLNKPEAEIVAYLKQKFSKRPLSKILAEVIAESLLLKVNWDGAKKKVALKNYALFNKFLYEALKDDYSYPDFEAKIKKAFLKCKAQFYRNTYNIKKKK